ATTATGAAGATTGATACAAGTGGCAAATTAAGTTGAATATTTAGTAAATTGTAACTATGTTTTCAAAGGAATGGCGGAACTAATTGTGTTTCGAAATTGATTTTCATACATAGTAGTACAAAAAATAACCAAACACAAAAGCTGAACTTTTGAGATAACCCCAAGAAGATATCAAACATGCTTGAAATGTAAATTGATCAGGCTGTAATCCCATATAGTTTGTAGCAATGACACATGGGTTCACCCTAATAGTAGCAACAATCTCCAGTCTTTCAAAGTTATAGCTCTTGCCATCGACTCCATTTCATATGTTCGGAACTAGGTTACAGCCATGTTCTTAGTcacaatttttaaataaatacaatagaAACATTATACATACGTCATACAGAATGAACAGTATTTTCAGGTTTAGCCAGGTTGTCTTACAATGCCGATTGCAATGACATAAtgcttttaaacaaattgaAGGATACACTACACAAGGATATTCTGGAACCACTAGCTTCAGCAAAGTTGGTGTCATCATGAGTCCTGGTTACCCTGGCAATTACCCAAACAACTACCGCTTCCGGTATGACATCTCGCTTGGCAAAGAGAAAAGTGATCTAGAGATCACCTTTAAGATCTTTGATTTGGAGGACTGTAGTAATTGTAACTGCGACTACGTGATGATCGAAAACTACAAACTAGCCAAACCCTTAAAGTATTGTGGAGCGGAACTACCTAATGGAAACGGACAGGTGttctgtaagtatgttttgtgagaTTCCTATTTGATCTCTATTCCGTTTTTACATCCAAAGACGGAATTGAAGATAACATACTtagttaatatttattgttattttgttgatcaaaaacattaaaattccATACCATTATATAATGGTTATTCAATAATTGCACTAATATGTCAATAGTCTAAATACTTTACCAGCAAACTGGGTATATTAAATCACTTTTGCGATTTGTCTAGATATGGGTGTTGACTATATGACTACGAAACCCTTTTTTCTGTAGTGGATAACTTGGACGACTATGTATGGATAACCTTCCATTCTAATTCCGACCAAAGACGACCTGGGTTTTACGCTACCTACGAGGTTACCCAGAAAGCTGGCAATGACTCTTTCCTGGCTGGAGGGTCAGTCTGTCCACCTATCGCCTGTCCATACTGTGACGTAGGTCAGACTCAGGAGTACGAGTAAGTTACTTTTGATTTATACTTTTTCGTCTGATTTCCGTTAAAATCTTGTTATAAGACCTCTTCTTATAATGACAATTACGAGGTTTAATTCAAGAATACTTAATGATGTGTTAGTGAAATGATTCAATCTCTTACAGGTATATTTCAGACTCGATATAGTTTTAACTTATTTCAATAGCGTCACAGGTAAGAATAATTCGGATCGTCTTGCGGTATACACATAATTGTTACTCTATGCAACGTTATTTATATGGAATTTTTTACGCATTATCAAGACTTTTTATGTTGATTAAGacaattaatgtaaaaaaagaaataaaaaaaatatttgatgcaTTCTTTATAAAGATTACATGGCGATTCTAAGACTCCACTGCATTGTTTTACTTTGTTAATTTTCTCCTATTATTGttactttttaaaacataatatagcATTCCCTGAGAGCTTCCTTTAGTTAAAATGTCTTGATTTATTTCTACCGCCAAGTACAATTATTATCTTATAAGCAttttaacttttcaaaaattatttaatttgtgatACTGAAATTAAGCGTATACGATATAAcgcgtatatatatatatactatattttcCGTCACTATCTTCAACATTTTTGTGGACAATCGTACATTTCTACACCAGTGGGTCTTACTGACTATCGTACATTTGTACACTAGTGGGACTTACTGACAATCGTACATTTGTATACCAATGGGTCTTACTGACAATCGTACATTTGTACACCAATGGGTCTTACTGACAATCGCACATTAGTACACCAGTGGGTCTTACTGAAATTGGACATTTGTGCACTAGTCGGAATTACTGACAATCGTACATTTGTACACCTATGGGTCTTACTGAATATCGTACATTCGTACACCAATAGGTTTTACCGAATATTGTACATCTGTACACCAATGGATTTTACTAACGATTCTACATTTGTACACAAATTGGTCTTACTGACTATTGTTTATTAATATTAAGTTTTATATGCGATAACAAAGTAGTTCACATACCCTTTGATCGCCATGAGGTTCAGGAAAAATGACATTGTTGAATTTCGTATATTAACAGTTACACGAGTGTATGCCCATACTGTTACTGTCGGAGCTACGGATCGtctaacaacacaacaccataCTACCTTCATAGTAAGTTATTTTTCATTCCCAGCTGATGTAAAAACCGTgaaattatacatattaaaaagaataacgattattttatgaaaaatattactaaatttTCTTAGAATGCTCGAAAATCGGTGTGGAGATTCGATCAATGATAAATGAAATCGGTCTTACTATTTTCAGCTACGGCTACCCTGTGTCCACCAGTCCACTGCCCGACATGTCCGTATGGCTTCCGTCAATATTGGGAGTGAGTGAAgatattatatttctatttatgaaTGTGGATTTTGATTTGCTGTGGTCTTATTAATATTATGGTCGAAACACACACAAGACCTAATTATATATCCCATCTTTACATATTAAATAGGTATCTCCCAGTCTGGTAGGGTTCGATAGAGACGTCAATACTTTATGAACAACAAAAAAACGTCGTTTTCTTGAAAATGATATTACattacaattataaaaaaacatgaCGTTACAATAAGGACCTATTTGGAGGGGtagataatttaaatatatctctgtaaaatgcaaagaaaGAATATCTACACATTCAATTAAATATCATGAAGGGGGTACATCGCGTTAAATTCAAACTAGATTGTTTTGTAGTTTTTATGTGTAACTGATATTTTCCTTTAATTACTTTTTTCAAATTAACTAATTACAAAGAAGAACACGATTTCTAACATTGAAAAACTTTTACCTATTATATGTCAATTATGTACATGAACTGTATACATTATAAGCGACTTGGGATTATAACTTTTTTGGGTTTTCTTTAATCTTCTCAACTATATCCATCTGTAACATTAAGAAGTGAAAATCTTGTTAACAATAAACTAATAAATATACAGTGTGAAAATCATTACATCTCCAACAGTTTGAATGATGACTCTGATCCGCACGCGAGATTTTCATCATATGacgtgttacatgtatatttgggtATCTGAAGTAGATCAATAACACACTGGGGTTAGCTGTGTAGAGATAAATGATAACTAACTACTAAAGAATTTATGACAtggtttttccattgtgaaacatgtgTAGTTATGGGATAAAAATGTTTAATGCACTTTCTTGGACATCGCATGGCCGTACTTAAGTATTGTCATTATGTATATGACGGTCCCCTCTTTCAATTCACTTGTGaatgtagatataatgttatacaaatataatgttatacaaatgtaatgttttacagatgtaatgtaatacagatataatgttatacacatataatgttatacagatgtaagttttttctatttcagaatattttattgtcggATGTTACAGACAATCGGAATTGGGCAACATGCCTATATACGCTCTCTCCTTACATATTAACAGTACatacaaatcaatatatattcatacatAGACTTTACCAATGTAATGTAATACAGATGTAATGTTATACAGATATAATGTTATGCAGATGTAATGTTATACAGATATaattttatacagatataatgttatacacatataatgttatacagatataatgttatacagatatgatgttatacagatataatattatacagatataatgttatacagatgtataatgttatacagatataatgttatacagatataatgttatacacatttaatgtataagatataaagttatacagatataatttgttataagatataatgttatacagattacaaatgttatacagatataattttataagatataatgttatacagatataaggttatacagatataatgttatacagatataatgttatacagatataatgttatacagatataaggttatacagatataatgttatacagatataatattatacagatataatgttaaacagatataatgttaaacaaatataatgttatacagatGTAATAATAAATCTGGTTACACCATTTATATACTACGTCATTATCACAGTTACAGCTCTCGATGTTCCCACTGCTACTGTGTCCACGATTCACAGAACAACGACACCATCACCTCTACCTACTGGCGCCCAACCACCTCCAGCATTACTTATGGTAACATTGATCTATACCCCAAACATAATTacatatctacaatgtattttaaagttGTTATTGTTATCTACATTTTGCATTGACCGGATTTCtcattccgtctttgcatattacatagtttgatcccttgcgggtaggcatCCATTGTCATGTCATAATTTTGTGAGTTcgattcacgtcgttttctccgaaatgtatgacgttacgctcgcaaataaATTCTGTCattatcaatacctacccgcaagggcacaTAACactgaaatatacaaatacagaatatttgcATGGTCTCTTTTACTATCATTCCAATTTTTTCCTGATCTTCAAAGCATTGAATAGCATGATTTTCTATACAAATGCAGATTGATAATAAATAATGTGATTGCTAGGTCAGAGTTAACTACGAAATCGAACTCAGAGAGTAACATCTGTGTGGTTATATGAAATAATCATCAATTTTCTATATGATTATTATATAGGCATGGTCCTCTATGACTTGTAAAagaattatatcatatatatttctgtaaatgttttacactttttttcgtttgtttctttctttgttttctttaatttcatGCCATACTCGTgaattctttcatacctacacatgtaatactggctggtctagggcaatacactcatgtcgcctgaggctgtattgcatggctacccatgcaataaagcctcgtgacgtcacggcgtcaacaaaatctctatttcctcggtaaattttcaacatttttttcacaaaattgactggttttactataaaagatgcaagcaacggaatttgtgttgaaaatatcacgtaatttttcatgtatggaaattgacttccagtcgtggatttcttcgaatttatttcaaaatggcaggatattatagttgtaaaattgcaataaaacgtcgtggtatgaaagaaaaatactctttcataagtggatatgaaggatagggatattctaccctcgggatcacaaaatgttgcaaaaccctcggcaagcctcgggttttactacattttgtgaccctcgggtagaatatccctatccttcatatccacatatgaaagagtcttacaATATTCACCCGCAAAACTAACCTCTATACGGTAACTTCCGTCAGTTTTGCttcataatttaaaaacaagGCTTTATTACAGATGTGGATTGCGGCGTAGGGTACTTCTACGGCTCCTCTGGCGTGATCAAGTCACCAGGTGCGCCGGCACACCGTTACCCTAGCAACGCTAACTGTAGTTATAACATCGACTTAGGCGGAGTCCGAGGTGTCCGTAAAACCGTGGCTCTCACGTAAGTCAAGTACTGTCTTCCTTATCGCCAAGCaccttcatttattttatattttttattcattatctTTCTTGAGATGATTAGTAATTAATAGGAACGTAAAAATCtaatatttgaaaaagaaatatacaaaatgaaaatttgtttgtggagaatgaaaattgaacaaaaatacGAGGAACTCTCTTGCTAAAATGTTTATATGccatttacttttttatttgagttcaaaaaatatttgtttgatttatttaccgTTGTTCTCTTATGTCTATGTTAATTTGATTTGACAGGTATTAACGTTTTGCCAGATGACACGTTGTCTCTAAAAGTTTCGATTTTATTGTCATGTTCACTCACTGTTCTCTTGATCTGTTGTATCTTGTTTTTGCTTATCTAGCTGTGACTTGTCTCGTTCCAGATTCGATTTCTTTGACTTAGAATATTGTTATAACTGCAACTGTGACGCGCTAATAATAGACTCTCAGGAGACCAGTGGAAAACGCATGTGTGAAAATATGATCAATACATCCCGTACATATTACGGTCAGTAGGGACTCCAAACGTGATTATTATTATGGTcgtatatattcaatataagaACATAAGTGTGATAGCAGTTATATGTTTATAAGTTTATACGTGGTTTATACATGACAATAGTGATAAAATATCAGCATAAATTGATgttgatatttcttgtttaaacTATTACCGCTGTTATTGATGTTTAAATAGATAACTCACCATGTATTAAGTATTTGCATACCACATAGTTATCCGCCCTTGCGGGTAAGttttgattatgacgtcatgtgtttgcaagcataCGTTTAAAGAAAGCGATGTGGATTTCACTCACAAAATCTGTAATATCCAAATACGGAATAGTAATCTCGTcatttgtatgtcttgatattATCTTCTCAGCAGAATTTATATTATAACCTTTGTATTACAGTACATACACTGAGTGACATTATGCAGTTCCGCTTTACTACGGATGGTTCGGTTACCGGGGCCGGGTTTTCCTTGACCTATGACGTGCTTGGTGCAGGTACTAATGAGACAAGCTGTGATAGCTACTGTCCCGTCTGTAACTATCCGATACAAAAAGACTACTTTGGCTGTTGTTTTTGTTCTCCTGGAGGGTACAACACTACCACCCCGGGGTATACTTATAACAGGACCTCGCCTGGCTGTAAGTACAGTTTGTATAAAAATCATTTCGATTACTGACAATGTGTTTGACACATCAAACACGATATTTTTCCGAATGTCCTGTAATTTTATATACGTTAATAAAATACTTCCTATtatcaaatatacattttgtgtCTTGGTTTTGCGATATAATGTTTCGATTTTACTTTTGGTGAACCTTTACGCTATTTCTAACCTCAAGCTAAATAGATTGGCTTTCAAAATCGTTCAGAGAATGTCTTTTGACTTGATTCACGAGCACTAGAAAACTTTTCTCCGCTGCAAAAGAATGCATAAAGAAAACTTTTCATTATTGATGGTATACGTATCTTAGATTATACTACATTCATTGTTTATGATTGAGTTACCTGTATCACAGGTGTGTTGTTATACTGTAAACAATATTATTTTGGCGGAAGGGTTTTTATATCAGCGGATTTCAAACTGTCTTTTAAGTGCTAAGTCTTGAACAATGTgttgtttaattttgtaaaaggtTTTTAGGGGGTATTTTACCACAAAATAGTGCTACATTATATCAACGCtgatatataatgatttacATTTTTTCGCATTTACGCTACAATTTGACTCCACTTTTTCAGATGAGATGTAATTGTGTAATATCATATCATGATGATTGTTTCAGCATACTCCCCTAGTCTACTTCTACAGCTGCTCACCAATATAGCGAACCAAGCAAACACCCTGGAACAGTATGCTCACAACCTCCAGAACGAGGCCGACTACGCTAAGAACCTTGTCGCTCAAACTATTGGTTAATGAGTTAATGAAAGGACTGATAAGGTGCATGACTATAGTCTATTCcataatatcaaaatgaatCAAATCCCTTATCTGCTCATCATATATAGATACATTAATTACTTGATCAGCGTTAAATCAAACTCGTTATTAATGCTTATCTGTAGGTATTTGATGTTTAAGACTTAGCACgctgtatattgttttaagaATTACAAGTCTATATAGCTTGTTCCAGTCTAGATATCGTTAAACACTgctaaaacatttatacaatgtattatttctGAATATTTAGTAAATGCTTGCGatcataaataatttgtttgtttttaattaacttTTCAAGTCGCCTATTTTATGTTGCCAGTACTCTTCAtctttatattttatagataactGAACAATTAGTTTATAcacttttatatattatattttatgttattaacTTCTCTTTGATTTTAATGTTGTCTTCCTTATCCATACTTTGCTTTTCTGTACATTTCGGGTAATCGATATGAATGTATCAAATAGAAAATGGAGCAATTATAATGGATGAGAAAACAGTGCAGGATGCATATTTGCCCTTCTAACTTCTGACATCAGATGTGTAAGGATATCCCGCAAATGTCTGTCACCATATCGTGATCAACAATGTCATTCCTTTTTTACAATGCTTCAAAACTATCGATCGTTTACTCCACTGAAAATATGTCAGAAAGATGTAGATCTACATTTTACTGCCGTGTTCTTTTAGGCAGAAAATCTGTGCTTACGGTTTTATTGACATTTATGTTAAGTACCTGTTCAGGAACCAGGTAAGATATAGACATTCAAGTGTTGACAAAGCTCGATAAGACGTGATATCTAAAATCCCCCTATAAGGTCACATTCGTACGTAAATGCCGATGCTATTTCTGTAGAGCCCTGCGCATAACAATGGATGTTTGATCCGGAGAGGACAACATCTGGAGCTAGGATATTATTGAACGCTCTTTGTAACACGTTTATGTATGTCGACACCCAATGATTAATGACTGAGTAGTATTAATCAGCGTCTATACATACTGCACTCGAAAGACAGACTGACCATCCTAAGGAATTGGTATTATATTTATCGAATAAATGACAATTAATTAACAACAGGAAAATATATTCACATGAAACACCAAAAAAACAAGTACgaggatattttcaaataatgaatatcagtgTGGAACCAGaaatttgatattgatgttATTAATATCAACATTTCTAGATACGACAACGAACCCATCCTTTCTTGTTAAATGCATTGCGCTAAAGTTTAAATTTCGTAATTATCTTAGGTAGGGAAAGCCAATATTGCTTTATTATGAGTACAGTTGGTCGAAAACAATTTTACTAATGGTCATCCTCTCAACAAAACCGGGAATCCTTGACCTCATCGACGATCAAGATTTGAATAAAGCCAGTTACGTTACGATGATTGTTTCGTTAAAATCTTGTAATGCACAATAAGAAACTTGCATGGCGATATGCGTTCCAATGGGGGTAGCACTGTGTGCCATTAGCTGCCATGTCGAATTAACTAAATTACGACTTTGACAGATTTGAACGGCCGATACCTACAAGAAAGAGATCAGTTAAGAAAATATTCTAAAACTAAATTCCATTTTACCTGCAAACAGGGACGTTAACTAGTGGAGGAATAACAAATACAGCTAACTGACAAAAATGTTTATGTAACAgacacaaacataaacaaaacaatatatatgttttaaaattataaaaccaTTAAGTATAATTTATTTCTATGTCTGTTACAGGTTAATATAAATTGAGTTTGTTTATAAACTATCTATCGACCACTAAGTTCACAATTAAGTCATGGTAAATACTGGAAATCCTAGGCTAAAACATCACAGAAACAGAAGAATCACGCTCACAGCTGTTGTTTATAGTGATGTCGGGTATGGTGACTGTCAATCAACTTCTGGCTGATGGTGATAAACGACAAAAGAATGCAATAACCAATCCGTCTGGTATGTACACCTCATATCAACACTGTGCTATAATCAATATCACATTTATAGACAACTTCTTTTACACAAAAATTCTAACAATCACCTACCACACAGTATTTGTAAATATGTCATAAGCCATATGCAAATTGTCATCAGATATTGAGTCACCTACTTTATAAGGCTTAAATACAAATTCGTATAAATAATAAGGATAATATGTTTTTATCTGATTAAACCACATTTGACCTTTACCTAATTTACATGACATCGGAAAGAAATGTTGATGCGATTCATTCTTCATAACGCAATTATTGAATCCATTATAGAAATGGTTTGATCAAGGTTGACTGCAATATGCAATAGTGTTTGGTGTGGCGATGCCCTGAAGATATTTTGAAAGATGAAACTTCTATCAAATACTCCGATCAATTTTTTGACATTTCTGTCTGACGAGATCTGCCATATATCCGTATCAAATGAAATCTTATCGTTCGtttgtaaaatcattaaatacattttgtgaACTCCCGAGCTTCTCGATACCAAGAGATCTAACGAATCCTTTACATGATATTATCTTATCCAGTTTTTAACCCTTGGTTCTTTAAGCCTTAAAACCACATGCAATACGGGTAAGCTAGGTTTACACCTAACGGTATAGATAGTTTGGTGTTTTGATGGAAGAATATGGATATAACATCTATATCTAATAATGTCGTGTACTGCGTTCTGATAACCTTGTGTACTCAGTTCATAACATAGTTCTGTATACTTAATAACCCCATAATATTCCTGGATACATGTTCCTATACAATATCTTAGTGCAAATGACTCATCGATATGTACATTTCTGCTTATATTGCTACTCTACAATCTAACATATTCTAAAGTCTTTAACATTGTAAACATCCACTATACATACAATCTATGGACGAAATTGAAACAATTTCAGATAAAGTATTAAATACATTGATTACTTATTTCTTTATTCGGGTAATACTAAATGTGATAGTATTTTAGCATTcgattattttaaaataaaaatatgggTTTTATAAATAGTTGAAATTAACATTGAAAGAAGAAGGCGTGGACTATACACTATAATTGGCGTTAGGATTCGATATCCTCTCTATACTGATCAACTGATACTATATGACCTATCATAAAGTGCACAA
This genomic window from Argopecten irradians isolate NY chromosome 4, Ai_NY, whole genome shotgun sequence contains:
- the LOC138320671 gene encoding low-density lipoprotein receptor-related protein 12-like, with the protein product MASFDARLLLVLALLVVAETHGQQNELQYEDDDRNRTGYTTQGYSGTTSFSKVGVIMSPGYPGNYPNNYRFRYDISLGKEKSDLEITFKIFDLEDCSNCNCDYVMIENYKLAKPLKYCGAELPNGNGQVFLDNLDDYVWITFHSNSDQRRPGFYATYEVTQKAGNDSFLAGGSVCPPIACPYCDVGQTQEYDYTSVCPYCYCRSYGSSNNTTPYYLHTTATLCPPVHCPTCPYGFRQYWDYSSRCSHCYCVHDSQNNDTITSTYWRPTTSSITYDVDCGVGYFYGSSGVIKSPGAPAHRYPSNANCSYNIDLGGVRGVRKTVALTFDFFDLEYCYNCNCDALIIDSQETSGKRMCENMINTSRTYYVHTLSDIMQFRFTTDGSVTGAGFSLTYDVLGAGTNETSCDSYCPVCNYPIQKDYFGCCFCSPGGYNTTTPGYTYNRTSPGSYSPSLLLQLLTNIANQANTLEQYAHNLQNEADYAKNLVAQTIG